The following proteins are encoded in a genomic region of Sorangiineae bacterium MSr12523:
- a CDS encoding beta-lactamase family protein encodes MAIQGSCDPKFEKIRDAFALNFERGLEPGGAAVSVTVHGRPVVDLHGGFVDRGHTQPWQKDTLINLASTTKGILAICVLHLVDRGVIEFDAPVARYWPEFARAGKEGITVRDVLSHRAGLPAVRPRLSPEALYDWTAMTAALAAEEPWWPPGTQHGYHAMTIGWLAGELVRRVTGRTVGQYLREELASPLGLDLHIGLGPREEARTADVRTTRPEPGRTAFVQTVMNEPDSMSGWAFLNPVLCLTPQVLNSHAWRAAELPFANAHGTASSLAHLFGALAHHARGHEKVLSASIVDAARTEHAFGYDPVLREATRYGIGFMLPHEGFACSPNPRAFGNPGAGGFLAFADPEASLGFAYVTSKMSVHTLLDPRAARLSEATYACL; translated from the coding sequence ATGGCCATTCAGGGCAGCTGCGATCCCAAGTTCGAAAAAATTCGTGACGCGTTCGCCCTCAACTTCGAACGCGGGCTGGAACCTGGAGGTGCCGCTGTCTCGGTGACTGTCCATGGGCGTCCCGTGGTCGATCTTCATGGCGGCTTCGTGGATCGCGGCCACACCCAGCCTTGGCAGAAAGATACATTGATCAACCTTGCTTCGACGACAAAAGGCATCCTTGCCATCTGTGTGCTGCATCTCGTCGATCGAGGAGTCATCGAATTCGACGCGCCGGTCGCCCGCTATTGGCCGGAGTTCGCGCGCGCAGGCAAAGAAGGCATTACCGTGCGCGACGTGCTTTCCCATCGCGCAGGGCTGCCTGCGGTGCGTCCTCGGCTCTCGCCGGAGGCGCTTTACGACTGGACGGCGATGACCGCGGCGTTGGCCGCGGAGGAGCCATGGTGGCCGCCTGGGACGCAGCACGGTTACCATGCGATGACCATTGGGTGGCTCGCGGGCGAGCTCGTACGGCGTGTGACCGGACGGACCGTAGGGCAATATTTGCGGGAGGAACTCGCGTCGCCACTCGGGCTCGATCTGCATATCGGTCTGGGTCCGCGTGAGGAGGCGCGCACCGCCGACGTGCGCACGACGCGGCCCGAGCCCGGGCGAACGGCCTTCGTTCAAACCGTGATGAACGAGCCTGACTCAATGTCAGGATGGGCATTTCTCAATCCCGTTTTATGCTTGACGCCGCAAGTTCTCAATTCGCATGCATGGCGTGCAGCCGAGTTGCCATTTGCCAATGCCCACGGCACCGCATCGTCACTTGCGCACCTCTTTGGTGCGCTCGCGCACCATGCACGTGGGCATGAAAAGGTTCTCTCGGCGTCGATTGTGGATGCTGCGCGCACCGAGCACGCGTTCGGCTACGATCCGGTGTTGCGCGAGGCTACGCGCTACGGCATCGGCTTCATGCTTCCGCACGAGGGCTTCGCCTGCAGCCCCAACCCTCGCGCCTTCGGCAATCCGGGCGCCGGCGGCTTTCTCGCGTTTGCCGATCCCGAGGCCTCGCTTGGGTTTGCATACGTAACGAGCAAAATGAGCGTTCACACCTTACTCGACCCCCGCGCCGCCCGCCTCAGCGAGGCAACCTATGCGTGTCTCTAG